Proteins encoded in a region of the Oscarella lobularis chromosome 5, ooOscLobu1.1, whole genome shotgun sequence genome:
- the LOC136187682 gene encoding complement C3-like (The sequence of the model RefSeq protein was modified relative to this genomic sequence to represent the inferred CDS: added 86 bases not found in genome assembly), which produces RRVIPKLKRSVPVYRRNDEVRIRFVAVKPDLTPVNDEIKVTVDVKNPQDIIVDRIVLNPADGDNPLIKRHSLSLGHDPSFGKWTIHAKYGCKNSAVSEFHFYVEDYVLPRFEVIIRPPRSINATSEHIVFEVASMYTYGKPVVGWLDVKVGVAERNSTLLEILHTGLFELTKETKGVIEVSFPNDGYDVFPEGKLLYIYAEVTEKASQISQSNKDRSAVFTSFPIVFDCSLSKPFYVPLMSYDLKIRVRYANGAAVAEENVAVIIGNAQNELRAASDERGIATFTTQIVTKANEIAISAGLMDQLKTEVCRIQAYKTSCSEYIVVYTRPSAPLLKGSSALFEIATKRNHSVSKSKFHVAVVSCGKIQNTLTIEDTGGPTTIFSLDIESRFCSTMCVVAYYETTCEGSSVIVSDYTCVDVEKKCSNDITLNIRGSISPGQPIDLIINAASSSDIALVAVDKGLYLINNETRLTKEKIFEELRRYDASCQHKQNGVEGIFRAMGLTSRSNRMTSPAEKDSDECAGSRPKRQTSLVGECLCNQGREMREITPSANRSLVVHRCKSEYRKILTGNSTLTAKCLYPSTEDVVRFLSCCIPEEPRGRSGRKGIQDDILNDVDNTIYQERTFFPHVWLYDENIQIQNKPVTVTANVPDTITDWSIQGLAFSKQGFCASDPVFLRAFKAQFVECHLPFSLRRQEQVTIACTVYNYKTGTERVSLELVDPEKEMCTTAGTGQSTGAIRFDMEPHSTKTVLFPVVPLETGKSKLKVRMTTTLLTEVVYVDVLIEPEGIVKDHSYSTELDPQGINAFNSENLCRFSATPTPEDVRTGHCYKGPSYLPSSGNGKCLGQIIRKDLTKKDCCNNQISAFAVSWSDGTQCELCPKQDPLERQCIYGSKKQINTFYIRLPENYVAGSDTAWLSVTGNYFQGTLKAVENVESLLKLPGGCGEQAIALFAPNVAIVKHLNATGELFFEVRNRYATLIQKGYRHQLTYRKPSSGGFAKFKNSLASTWLSAFVLQTFCDARNYATIDDNVIEELITFLTTRQAPNGAIIEMYDTSRRLIGGVKSEDASLTAYVVHGALECCQAPNHPLFTANAAAAFCKAVRVLEIDVEKDAVIRPYSRAIVYAALVKACVTCRLCQCRAEILTKARLILDQVSRNRSDGARFWSASEEQLQSGADPISVETTAYALCGHVEEGRIQSARPLAKWLNSERNAAGAFKSTQDTVVALRCLSKFASAITLKRELAVSIKSARNKAFEQVLHVNDSNKDVNQRIMLPRNDIIKVESSGNGLGILQVHFEYNEPTAENNECKFNFSVKTKTINENDTLMTVCALYEGDVDTDQAIIEVELPTGYVACKKGRENCLKELNETFGESILLDRIETSGRGVIFYFDQIGSSPENRTCFTFRAVREFEAKHLTAVSAKVYYYYHRNESCAIFYALDNAVPDLAVLCSKPGAGSEPLCVCGAGRCPKLEPIRRRLCTACEKDRYVYRIEVEKIKEEDGWQRTKVKIVDVLKVGSRNLSRNDKITLWMPLTCSQSLPFKIGKNYHIQGKEGPKFILDYASLVEKWPVSTSTCETTLVQCRRKCRRSNHRKKSCIQECDKEGRKCNKEIETFSVYEKELKVKHGSECERPREKLCSPKFNKYK; this is translated from the exons CCAGACCTTACGCCCGTGAACGATGAGATCAAG GTCACTGTTGACGTTAAG AATCCACAAGACATCATTGTCGATCGTATCGTGTTGAATCCAGCTGATGGAGACAACCCAC TCATTAAACGGCACTCACTGAGTCTTGGACATGACCCCAGTTTTGGAAAATGGACTATTCATGCCAAATATGGCTGCAAG AATAGTGCGGTTTCAGAATTTCATTTTTACGTTGAAGACTATG TATTGCCAAGATTTGAAGTCATCATTAGGCCACCTCGCAGCATTAATGCAACAAGTGAACACATTGTCTTCGAAGTCGCTTCCAT GTATACGTATGGAAAACCTGTAGTAGGATGGCTTGATGTAAAGGTAGGAGTAGCTGAAAGGAATTCGACCTTACTTGAAATTCTTCACACTGGACTGTTTGAACTAACCAAAGAA ACAAAAGGAGTAATAGAAGTGAGCTTTCCAAACGACGGGTATGACGTTTTTCCTGAAGGGAAGTTGCTCTACATCTATGCAGAGGTGACGGAGAAAGCAAGCCAAATAAGTCAAAGCAATAAAGACAGATCAGCTGTTTTCACTTCCTTCCCCATTGTGTTTGATTGCAGTCTATCAAAACCTTTTTACGTTCCTCTGATGTCGTACGATTTAAAA attagGGTAAGATACGCTAATGGAGCAGCGGTGGCTGAGGAAAACGTTGCAGTCATTATAGGAAATGCTCAAAACGAACTACGAGCGGCTTCTGATGAACGTGGTATAGCAACTTTTACGACGCAAATCGTCACGAAAGCTAATGAAATAGCTATTAGT GCTGGTCTGATGGATCAATTAAAAACAGAAGTATGCCGTATTCAAGCTTACAAAACGTCGTGCAGTGAATACATAGTTGTTTATACACGTCCTTCGGCGCCACTCCTAAAGGGCAGCTCTGCGTTATTTGAAATTGCCACGAAACGAAATCATTCAGTTTCCAAA TCGAAATTTCACGTGGCTGTGGTTTCTTGtggaaaaattcaaaataccCTCACTATAGAAGACACCGGTGGACCAACTACAATATTTTCATTAGACATTGAATCGCGGTTTTGCAGCACAATGTGCGTTGTTGCCTATTACGAAACCACATGCGAAGGAAGCTCAGTAATAGTCTCTGATTACACGTGCGTTgacgttgaaaaaaaatgttCCAATGAC atcaCGCTGAATATAAGGGGTAGCATTTCGCCTGGACAGCCAATCGATCTCATCATCAatgctgcttcttcttctgataTTGCACTAGTCGCAGTAGACAAAGGGCTTTACCTAATTAACAATGAAACCAGACTGACCAAAGAAAAG ATATTTGAAGAATTGCGTCGATACGACGCGTCATGTCAACACAAACAAAATGGAGTTGAGGGCATCTTCCGT GCTATGGGGTTAACATCACGTAGCAacagaatgacgtcacctgcCGAAAAAGACA GTGACGAGTGCGCTGGAAGTCGCCCCAAGCGACAAACATCGCTAGTGGGAG AGTGCCTGTGCAATCAGGGAAGAGAGATGAGAGAAATTACACCATCTGCAAACAGATCTCTGGTGGTTCACAGATGCAAATCCGAATATCGGAAGATACTCACAGGAAACAGTACACTGACTGCAAAGTGCTTGTATCCTTCAACAGAGGACGTCGTGAGATTCCTGTCATGCTGCATCCCCGAAG agCCAAGAGGTCGAAGTGGGAGAAAAGGCATCCAGGATGATATCCTAAACGACGTAGATAACACCATTTATCAAGAACGAACTTTTTTTCCCCACGTTTGGCTCTATGACGAAAACATCCAGATTCA AAACAAACCAGTTACAGTTACTGCTAACGTTCCAGACACTATAACCGATTGGAGCATTCAAGGACTTGCCTTCTCCAAACAAGGATTCTGTGCTTCAGACCCTGTGTTTTTAAGAGCGTTCAAGGCGCAGTTTGTAGAGTGCCATCTACCTTTTTCACTGCGTCGTCAAGAGCAGGTTACAATAGCTTGCACTGTATACAATTACAAAACAGGAACTGAACGG GTATCTCTGGAGCTTGTTGATCCTGAAAAGGAGATGTGCACAACTGCTGGAACTGGTCAATCAACCGGTGCAATACGCTTTGATATGGAACCGCACAGCACCAAAACAGTTTTGTTTCCGGTCGTTCCGCTTGAGACAGGAAAATCGAAGTTGAAAGTTCGTATGACTACTACCCTTCTGACAGAAGTGGTGTATGTTGACGTACTTATCGAG CCTGAAGGCATTGTTAAAGACCATTCCTACAGTACTGAGCTGGATCCTCAAG GAATTAATGCCTTTAATTCTGAAAATTTGTGCAGATTTTCAGCGACTCCGACTCCTGAAG ATGTACGTACAGGTCACTGCTACAAGGGCCCTTCTTACCTGCCTTCAAGCGGCAACGGGAAGTGTTTGGGTCAAATTATTAGGAAAGACCTTACAAAAAAGGACTGCTGCAACAATCAAATCAGTGCATTTGCCGTTTCCTGGTCAGACGGGACACAGTGCGAACTGTGTCCTAAACAGGATCCATTGGAGCGCCAGTGTATCTACGGTAGCAAAAAGCAAATCAATACATTTTATATCCGATTGCCGGAAAACTACGTTGCCGGCTCAGACACGGCTTGGCTATCGGTCACAGGAAACTATTTTCAAGGTACGCTAAAGGCTGTGGAGAACGTCGAAAGTCTGCTGAAACTGCCAGGAGGATGCGGGGAGCAGGCAATCGCACTATTTGCTCCTAACGTTGCTATAGTTAAGCACTTGAATGCTACCGGAGAGCTCTTTTTTGAAGTTCGAAATAGATATGCAACCTTGATACAAAAAG GATATCGGCATCAGTTAACCTACCGTAAGCCGTCATCAGGAGGATTTGCTAAGTTTAAGAACTCACTCGCCTCAACATG GTTAAGCGCTTTTGTACTGCAAACGTTCTGCGATGCTCGAAACTACGCTACCATTGACGACAACGTTATAGAGGAACTTATCACATTTTTGACGACTAGACAGGCACCTAATGGCGCCATTATTGAGATGTACGACACTTCCAGACGTCTCATT GGCGGTGTAAAAAGTGAAGATGCCTCTCTAACTGCCTACGTTGTACACGGAGCACTCGAATGCTGCCAAGCACCAAATCACCCTCTCTTTACAGCG aatgcagcagcagctttTTGCAAAGCAGTTCGAGTATTAGAGATCGATGTGGAAAAGGATGCCGTTATAAGACCGTACAGCCGGGCCATTGTCTATGCCGCTTTGGTAAAGGCGTGCGTAACATGCCGTCTTTGCCAATGCAGAGCTGAAATACTAACGAAAGCGAGGCTTATTTTAGATCAAGTATCAAGAAACA GAAGCGACGGGGCAAGGTTTTGGTCAGCAAGCGAGGAGCAGTTACAATCTGGTGCTGACCCGATATCAGTTGAAACAACAGCTTATGCGTTGTGCGGACACGTTGAAGAGGGGCGCATTCAAAGTGCGAGACCGTTGGCTAAGTGGTTGAACAGTGAAAGAAACGCGGCGGGAGCGTTTAAATCAACTCAG GACACAGTCGTGGCTCTCAGATGCCTGTCTAAGTTTGCTAGTGCAATCACACTCAAAAGAGAGCTGGCGGTTAGCATAAAATCAGCAAGAAACAAAGCCTTTGAACAAGTGTTGCACGTTAACGactctaacaaagacgtaAATCAAAGAATAATG CTTCCTCGCAACGACATCATTAAAGTAGAAAGCTCAGGAAACGGCCTTGGAATCCTTCAG GTGCACTTTGAATACAACGAGCCAACAGCTGAAAACAATGAATGCAAGTTCAATTTTTCTGTGAAAACCAAAACAATTAACGAAAATGACACTTTAATGACAGTTTGTGCCCT ATACGAAGGTGACGTAGACACGGATCAAGCTATTATAGAAGTCGAATTGCCAACAGGCTACGTTGCATGCAAGAAAGGCCGAGAGAATTGCCTCAAGGAG CTAAACGAAACTTTCGGCGAATCTATTCTCCTGGACAGAATTGAAACCTCGGGTCGCGGTGTGATCTTTTACTTTGATCAG ATTGGTTCATCACCTGAGAACCGTACTTGCTTCACTTTTCGGGCAGTTCGCGAGTTCGAAGCTAAACATTTAACTGCTGTTAGCGCAAAAGTTTACTACTATTATCACAGAA ACGAAAGTTGTGCGATCTTCTACGCTCTAGATAATGCTGTTCCTGATTTAGCCGTACTCTGTAGTAAACCTGGAGCTGGCAGCGAGCCTTTATGCGTTTGCGGTGCAG GCCGCTGTCCGAAACTTGAGCCCATTAGACGTCGGTTGTGCACTGCCTGTGAAAAAGATCGCTACG TGTACCGCATTGAAGttgagaaaatcaaagaagaggACGGATGGCAACGAACAAAGGTCAAAATAGTAGAT GTACTAAAAGTGGGAAGTCGCAATCTCAGTCGGAATGATAAAATAACACTTTGGATGCCACTAACTTGCTCTCAATCACTGCCCTTTAAAATTGGGAAAAACTATCACATACAGGGAAAGGAAGGCCCTAAATTCATTTTAGATTATGCGTCTCTGGTAGAAAAGTGGCCGGTGTCAACTTCAACTTGCGAGACCACTCTGGTGCAGTGCAGAAGAAAGTGTAGGAGGAGTaatcacagaaaaaaaagttgCATTCAGGAATGCGATAAAGAGGGGAGAAAGTGcaacaaagaaatcgaaacgtTTTCAGTTTACGAGAAGGAGCTGAAAGTCAAACATGGGAGTGAATGCGAGCGACCGCGAGAAAAATTGTGTTCACCTAAATTCAACAAATATAAGTAG